One window of Nymphaea colorata isolate Beijing-Zhang1983 chromosome 1, ASM883128v2, whole genome shotgun sequence genomic DNA carries:
- the LOC116266656 gene encoding uncharacterized protein At5g08430-like isoform X2 codes for MDGERKEEIAEDVCFFCKDGGELRICDFKSCLKAYHAPCVGKDLKFLELDEYWTCGWHSCFLCQKSSIFQCFCCPRSVCAQCMGAASFVVLRKGKGFCVECLKLALMIENDMDVDSDGGQVDFTDTETLEFLFKDYWPILKEKEKLSIDDLHKADEILKKTSKDTRIILDKNSDDDMKTDKEYSQEDVETIGRSAFRSKGTCISSKVKKIVQRYKSKKKQFIGWGSKELIGFLQSIGKATDKEFSQAEVFEIVKEYIQENKLLNPHKRKRVLCDSRLRALFGRKSISRLKINDLLDPHFASNEMPDDEASYSSEDENDRKCRKLGSNQKSGKSAWKRNTMAAGKNAFACITVKNIRAVYLKRSLVEEFLKSVESFDSKVTGCFVRIRSDAKAIHRSSHTLVQVTGTKNLTENYRTGNMQTNIVLLVSDSDKDIRIHMISEDEFTEEECEELCQIMRQGLVKRPTVEELERKVFDLHEDITNHRIKKEIVLLQNLMKRANEKGWRRELMEYAEKLEILQRPDEQARLVQELPTIVADAETEVLVVATEIKTPDHGGKEAENANTAVQRQVPESEGNITEIANVTAKRETGTAMLIINTEPTEGNVPIDPTMKLQLSSADADDEKSHQKKRSADGDHGDGCLEKASTGVDSSNFHQHSTIVEETQERKSPISEHETLRLEKGGGAEGESALWMYGDPSGAIQGPFSLEELREWYEEGYFAADFKVWKKDQSQVDAFFLVDVLRQEAVKPQ; via the exons GTTGGCACTCGTGCTTCCTTTGTCAAAAGAGCTCGATCTTTCAATGCTTTTGCTGTCCAAGGTCTGTCTGTGCACAATGTATGGGAGCTGCCAGCTTTGTGGTCCTCAGAAAGGGGAAAGGATTTTGTGTCGAATGCCTGAAGCTTGCCTTGATGATAGAGAATGACATGGATGTGGATTCGGATGGG GGTCAAGTGGATTTCACAGACACGGAAACCTTGGAATTTTTGTTCAAGGACTATTGGCCTatattaaaggaaaaagaaaaattgtcaaTAGATGATCTTCACAAAGCTGATGAAATTCTAAAGAAAACTTCCAAAGATACTAGGATTATTTTAGACAAAAACTCTGACGATGACATGAAAACTGACAAAGAGTACTCACAAGAAGATGTTGAGACCATTGGCAGATCAGCTTTCAGAAGCAAGGGCACCTGCATTAGTAGCAAGGTCAAGAAAATTGTGCAAAGATACAAATCCAAAAAGAAGCAGTTTATAGGTTGGGGTTCAAAGGAGCTGATAGGCTTTCTACAATCGATTGGCAAAGCAACCGACAAGGAGTTTTCTCAGGCTGAAGTATTTGAGATTGTTAAGGAATACATACAAGAAAACAAGCTGCTGAATCCTCACAAAAGAAAACGGGTTTTATGTGACAGTAGGCTGCGTGCACTTTTTGGGAGAAAATCAATCAGCCGTCTTAAAATCAATGACTTGCTGGATCCACACTTTGCATCAAATGAAATGCCAGATGATGAGGCCAGTTATAGTTCAGAAGATGAGAATGACAGAAAATGTCGAAAGCTGGGTTCTAACCAAAAGAGTGGCAAATCAGCATGGAAACGAAATACGATGGCAGCAGGAAAAAATGCATTTGCCTGCATAACTGTCAAAAATATCAGGGCAGTTTACCTAAAACGGAGTCTAGTTGAGGAATTCCTCAAATCTGTTGAGTCATTTGATAGTAAAGTTACAGGTTGTTTCGTGAGAATCAGAAGTGATGCTAAAGCAATTCATAGAAGTTCTCATACACTTGTTCAAGTAACTG gcaCAAAAAATCTAACAGAGAATTACAGAACAGGAAACATGCAAACAAACATAGTCCTGCTTGTGTCAGATTCAGATAAAGATATTCGTATTCACATGATCTCTGAGGATGAATTTACTGAG GAAGAGTGTGAAGAACTTTGCCAGATTATGAGACAAGGTCTTGTTAAAAGGCCAACGGTG GAGGAGCTTGAGAGGAAGGTTTTTGATCTACACGAGGATATAACCAACCAT AGAATTAAGAAAGAGATAGTCCTGCTACAGAATTTGATGAAACGGGCAAATGAAAAGGGTTGGCGCAGAG AGCTCATGGAGTATGCTGAAAAATTGGAAATACTTCAGAGACCTGATGAACAAGCACGGCTAGTGCAGGAGCTCCCAACTATTGTTGCAGACGCAGAAACTGAGGTTCTTGTTGTTGCCACTGAAATCAAGACTCCTGATCATGGGGGTAAAGAAGCAGAAAATGCCAACACTGCTGTTCAGAGACAAGTTCCTGAAAGTGAAGGCAATATCACTGAAATTGCAAATGTTACTGCAAAAAGAGAAACAGGCACTGCCATGCTCATAATTAACACAGAACCCACTGAAG GCAACGTTCCTATTGATCCCACCATGAAACTTCAGTTATCATCTGCTGATGCTGATGATGAGAAGAGTCACCAGAAAAAGCGATCTGCTGATGGTGACCATGGTGACGGTTGCCTAGAAAAAGCATCTACCGGTGTTGATAGCTCTAACTTTCACCAGCATTCTACTATAGTAGAAGAAacccaagaaagaaaatctcCAATCAGTGAGCATGAAACACTACGTCTGGAAAAAGGGGGTGGTGCAGAGGGTGAAAGTGCACTCTGGATGTATGGCGACCCCTCGGGGGCTATCCAAGGGCCATTTTCGCTTGAAGAACTAAGAGAATGGTATGAAGAAGGCTATTTTGCGGCAGATTTCAAGGTTTGGAAAAAAGATCAATCACAAGTAgatgctttttttttggttgatgtgCTCCGCCAAGAGGCTGTGAAGCCCCAATAG
- the LOC116266656 gene encoding uncharacterized protein At5g08430-like isoform X6 — protein MWPPCIGWHSCFLCQKSSIFQCFCCPRSVCAQCMGAASFVVLRKGKGFCVECLKLALMIENDMDVDSDGGQVDFTDTETLEFLFKDYWPILKEKEKLSIDDLHKADEILKKTSKDTRIILDKNSDDDMKTDKEYSQEDVETIGRSAFRSKGTCISSKVKKIVQRYKSKKKQFIGWGSKELIGFLQSIGKATDKEFSQAEVFEIVKEYIQENKLLNPHKRKRVLCDSRLRALFGRKSISRLKINDLLDPHFASNEMPDDEASYSSEDENDRKCRKLGSNQKSGKSAWKRNTMAAGKNAFACITVKNIRAVYLKRSLVEEFLKSVESFDSKVTGCFVRIRSDAKAIHRSSHTLVQVTGTKNLTENYRTGNMQTNIVLLVSDSDKDIRIHMISEDEFTEEECEELCQIMRQGLVKRPTVEELERKVFDLHEDITNHRIKKEIVLLQNLMKRANEKGWRRELMEYAEKLEILQRPDEQARLVQELPTIVADAETEVLVVATEIKTPDHGGKEAENANTAVQRQVPESEGNITEIANVTAKRETGTAMLIINTEPTEGNVPIDPTMKLQLSSADADDEKSHQKKRSADGDHGDGCLEKASTGVDSSNFHQHSTIVEETQERKSPISEHETLRLEKGGGAEGESALWMYGDPSGAIQGPFSLEELREWYEEGYFAADFKVWKKDQSQVDAFFLVDVLRQEAVKPQ, from the exons GCCTCCGTGCATAGGTTGGCACTCGTGCTTCCTTTGTCAAAAGAGCTCGATCTTTCAATGCTTTTGCTGTCCAAGGTCTGTCTGTGCACAATGTATGGGAGCTGCCAGCTTTGTGGTCCTCAGAAAGGGGAAAGGATTTTGTGTCGAATGCCTGAAGCTTGCCTTGATGATAGAGAATGACATGGATGTGGATTCGGATGGG GGTCAAGTGGATTTCACAGACACGGAAACCTTGGAATTTTTGTTCAAGGACTATTGGCCTatattaaaggaaaaagaaaaattgtcaaTAGATGATCTTCACAAAGCTGATGAAATTCTAAAGAAAACTTCCAAAGATACTAGGATTATTTTAGACAAAAACTCTGACGATGACATGAAAACTGACAAAGAGTACTCACAAGAAGATGTTGAGACCATTGGCAGATCAGCTTTCAGAAGCAAGGGCACCTGCATTAGTAGCAAGGTCAAGAAAATTGTGCAAAGATACAAATCCAAAAAGAAGCAGTTTATAGGTTGGGGTTCAAAGGAGCTGATAGGCTTTCTACAATCGATTGGCAAAGCAACCGACAAGGAGTTTTCTCAGGCTGAAGTATTTGAGATTGTTAAGGAATACATACAAGAAAACAAGCTGCTGAATCCTCACAAAAGAAAACGGGTTTTATGTGACAGTAGGCTGCGTGCACTTTTTGGGAGAAAATCAATCAGCCGTCTTAAAATCAATGACTTGCTGGATCCACACTTTGCATCAAATGAAATGCCAGATGATGAGGCCAGTTATAGTTCAGAAGATGAGAATGACAGAAAATGTCGAAAGCTGGGTTCTAACCAAAAGAGTGGCAAATCAGCATGGAAACGAAATACGATGGCAGCAGGAAAAAATGCATTTGCCTGCATAACTGTCAAAAATATCAGGGCAGTTTACCTAAAACGGAGTCTAGTTGAGGAATTCCTCAAATCTGTTGAGTCATTTGATAGTAAAGTTACAGGTTGTTTCGTGAGAATCAGAAGTGATGCTAAAGCAATTCATAGAAGTTCTCATACACTTGTTCAAGTAACTG gcaCAAAAAATCTAACAGAGAATTACAGAACAGGAAACATGCAAACAAACATAGTCCTGCTTGTGTCAGATTCAGATAAAGATATTCGTATTCACATGATCTCTGAGGATGAATTTACTGAG GAAGAGTGTGAAGAACTTTGCCAGATTATGAGACAAGGTCTTGTTAAAAGGCCAACGGTG GAGGAGCTTGAGAGGAAGGTTTTTGATCTACACGAGGATATAACCAACCAT AGAATTAAGAAAGAGATAGTCCTGCTACAGAATTTGATGAAACGGGCAAATGAAAAGGGTTGGCGCAGAG AGCTCATGGAGTATGCTGAAAAATTGGAAATACTTCAGAGACCTGATGAACAAGCACGGCTAGTGCAGGAGCTCCCAACTATTGTTGCAGACGCAGAAACTGAGGTTCTTGTTGTTGCCACTGAAATCAAGACTCCTGATCATGGGGGTAAAGAAGCAGAAAATGCCAACACTGCTGTTCAGAGACAAGTTCCTGAAAGTGAAGGCAATATCACTGAAATTGCAAATGTTACTGCAAAAAGAGAAACAGGCACTGCCATGCTCATAATTAACACAGAACCCACTGAAG GCAACGTTCCTATTGATCCCACCATGAAACTTCAGTTATCATCTGCTGATGCTGATGATGAGAAGAGTCACCAGAAAAAGCGATCTGCTGATGGTGACCATGGTGACGGTTGCCTAGAAAAAGCATCTACCGGTGTTGATAGCTCTAACTTTCACCAGCATTCTACTATAGTAGAAGAAacccaagaaagaaaatctcCAATCAGTGAGCATGAAACACTACGTCTGGAAAAAGGGGGTGGTGCAGAGGGTGAAAGTGCACTCTGGATGTATGGCGACCCCTCGGGGGCTATCCAAGGGCCATTTTCGCTTGAAGAACTAAGAGAATGGTATGAAGAAGGCTATTTTGCGGCAGATTTCAAGGTTTGGAAAAAAGATCAATCACAAGTAgatgctttttttttggttgatgtgCTCCGCCAAGAGGCTGTGAAGCCCCAATAG
- the LOC116266656 gene encoding uncharacterized protein At5g08430-like isoform X4 gives MNIGHVYLLLFDSRPPCIGWHSCFLCQKSSIFQCFCCPRSVCAQCMGAASFVVLRKGKGFCVECLKLALMIENDMDVDSDGGQVDFTDTETLEFLFKDYWPILKEKEKLSIDDLHKADEILKKTSKDTRIILDKNSDDDMKTDKEYSQEDVETIGRSAFRSKGTCISSKVKKIVQRYKSKKKQFIGWGSKELIGFLQSIGKATDKEFSQAEVFEIVKEYIQENKLLNPHKRKRVLCDSRLRALFGRKSISRLKINDLLDPHFASNEMPDDEASYSSEDENDRKCRKLGSNQKSGKSAWKRNTMAAGKNAFACITVKNIRAVYLKRSLVEEFLKSVESFDSKVTGCFVRIRSDAKAIHRSSHTLVQVTGTKNLTENYRTGNMQTNIVLLVSDSDKDIRIHMISEDEFTEEECEELCQIMRQGLVKRPTVEELERKVFDLHEDITNHRIKKEIVLLQNLMKRANEKGWRRELMEYAEKLEILQRPDEQARLVQELPTIVADAETEVLVVATEIKTPDHGGKEAENANTAVQRQVPESEGNITEIANVTAKRETGTAMLIINTEPTEGNVPIDPTMKLQLSSADADDEKSHQKKRSADGDHGDGCLEKASTGVDSSNFHQHSTIVEETQERKSPISEHETLRLEKGGGAEGESALWMYGDPSGAIQGPFSLEELREWYEEGYFAADFKVWKKDQSQVDAFFLVDVLRQEAVKPQ, from the exons TATCTTTTATTGTTTGACAGTAGGCCTCCGTGCATAGGTTGGCACTCGTGCTTCCTTTGTCAAAAGAGCTCGATCTTTCAATGCTTTTGCTGTCCAAGGTCTGTCTGTGCACAATGTATGGGAGCTGCCAGCTTTGTGGTCCTCAGAAAGGGGAAAGGATTTTGTGTCGAATGCCTGAAGCTTGCCTTGATGATAGAGAATGACATGGATGTGGATTCGGATGGG GGTCAAGTGGATTTCACAGACACGGAAACCTTGGAATTTTTGTTCAAGGACTATTGGCCTatattaaaggaaaaagaaaaattgtcaaTAGATGATCTTCACAAAGCTGATGAAATTCTAAAGAAAACTTCCAAAGATACTAGGATTATTTTAGACAAAAACTCTGACGATGACATGAAAACTGACAAAGAGTACTCACAAGAAGATGTTGAGACCATTGGCAGATCAGCTTTCAGAAGCAAGGGCACCTGCATTAGTAGCAAGGTCAAGAAAATTGTGCAAAGATACAAATCCAAAAAGAAGCAGTTTATAGGTTGGGGTTCAAAGGAGCTGATAGGCTTTCTACAATCGATTGGCAAAGCAACCGACAAGGAGTTTTCTCAGGCTGAAGTATTTGAGATTGTTAAGGAATACATACAAGAAAACAAGCTGCTGAATCCTCACAAAAGAAAACGGGTTTTATGTGACAGTAGGCTGCGTGCACTTTTTGGGAGAAAATCAATCAGCCGTCTTAAAATCAATGACTTGCTGGATCCACACTTTGCATCAAATGAAATGCCAGATGATGAGGCCAGTTATAGTTCAGAAGATGAGAATGACAGAAAATGTCGAAAGCTGGGTTCTAACCAAAAGAGTGGCAAATCAGCATGGAAACGAAATACGATGGCAGCAGGAAAAAATGCATTTGCCTGCATAACTGTCAAAAATATCAGGGCAGTTTACCTAAAACGGAGTCTAGTTGAGGAATTCCTCAAATCTGTTGAGTCATTTGATAGTAAAGTTACAGGTTGTTTCGTGAGAATCAGAAGTGATGCTAAAGCAATTCATAGAAGTTCTCATACACTTGTTCAAGTAACTG gcaCAAAAAATCTAACAGAGAATTACAGAACAGGAAACATGCAAACAAACATAGTCCTGCTTGTGTCAGATTCAGATAAAGATATTCGTATTCACATGATCTCTGAGGATGAATTTACTGAG GAAGAGTGTGAAGAACTTTGCCAGATTATGAGACAAGGTCTTGTTAAAAGGCCAACGGTG GAGGAGCTTGAGAGGAAGGTTTTTGATCTACACGAGGATATAACCAACCAT AGAATTAAGAAAGAGATAGTCCTGCTACAGAATTTGATGAAACGGGCAAATGAAAAGGGTTGGCGCAGAG AGCTCATGGAGTATGCTGAAAAATTGGAAATACTTCAGAGACCTGATGAACAAGCACGGCTAGTGCAGGAGCTCCCAACTATTGTTGCAGACGCAGAAACTGAGGTTCTTGTTGTTGCCACTGAAATCAAGACTCCTGATCATGGGGGTAAAGAAGCAGAAAATGCCAACACTGCTGTTCAGAGACAAGTTCCTGAAAGTGAAGGCAATATCACTGAAATTGCAAATGTTACTGCAAAAAGAGAAACAGGCACTGCCATGCTCATAATTAACACAGAACCCACTGAAG GCAACGTTCCTATTGATCCCACCATGAAACTTCAGTTATCATCTGCTGATGCTGATGATGAGAAGAGTCACCAGAAAAAGCGATCTGCTGATGGTGACCATGGTGACGGTTGCCTAGAAAAAGCATCTACCGGTGTTGATAGCTCTAACTTTCACCAGCATTCTACTATAGTAGAAGAAacccaagaaagaaaatctcCAATCAGTGAGCATGAAACACTACGTCTGGAAAAAGGGGGTGGTGCAGAGGGTGAAAGTGCACTCTGGATGTATGGCGACCCCTCGGGGGCTATCCAAGGGCCATTTTCGCTTGAAGAACTAAGAGAATGGTATGAAGAAGGCTATTTTGCGGCAGATTTCAAGGTTTGGAAAAAAGATCAATCACAAGTAgatgctttttttttggttgatgtgCTCCGCCAAGAGGCTGTGAAGCCCCAATAG
- the LOC116266656 gene encoding uncharacterized protein At5g08430-like isoform X1 produces the protein MSVSSAKMVGSSVFAISTRTPMGEKQWLRFFCHISPLSACWAWSCLKAYHAPCVGKDLKFLELDEYWTCGWHSCFLCQKSSIFQCFCCPRSVCAQCMGAASFVVLRKGKGFCVECLKLALMIENDMDVDSDGGQVDFTDTETLEFLFKDYWPILKEKEKLSIDDLHKADEILKKTSKDTRIILDKNSDDDMKTDKEYSQEDVETIGRSAFRSKGTCISSKVKKIVQRYKSKKKQFIGWGSKELIGFLQSIGKATDKEFSQAEVFEIVKEYIQENKLLNPHKRKRVLCDSRLRALFGRKSISRLKINDLLDPHFASNEMPDDEASYSSEDENDRKCRKLGSNQKSGKSAWKRNTMAAGKNAFACITVKNIRAVYLKRSLVEEFLKSVESFDSKVTGCFVRIRSDAKAIHRSSHTLVQVTGTKNLTENYRTGNMQTNIVLLVSDSDKDIRIHMISEDEFTEEECEELCQIMRQGLVKRPTVEELERKVFDLHEDITNHRIKKEIVLLQNLMKRANEKGWRRELMEYAEKLEILQRPDEQARLVQELPTIVADAETEVLVVATEIKTPDHGGKEAENANTAVQRQVPESEGNITEIANVTAKRETGTAMLIINTEPTEGNVPIDPTMKLQLSSADADDEKSHQKKRSADGDHGDGCLEKASTGVDSSNFHQHSTIVEETQERKSPISEHETLRLEKGGGAEGESALWMYGDPSGAIQGPFSLEELREWYEEGYFAADFKVWKKDQSQVDAFFLVDVLRQEAVKPQ, from the exons GTTGGCACTCGTGCTTCCTTTGTCAAAAGAGCTCGATCTTTCAATGCTTTTGCTGTCCAAGGTCTGTCTGTGCACAATGTATGGGAGCTGCCAGCTTTGTGGTCCTCAGAAAGGGGAAAGGATTTTGTGTCGAATGCCTGAAGCTTGCCTTGATGATAGAGAATGACATGGATGTGGATTCGGATGGG GGTCAAGTGGATTTCACAGACACGGAAACCTTGGAATTTTTGTTCAAGGACTATTGGCCTatattaaaggaaaaagaaaaattgtcaaTAGATGATCTTCACAAAGCTGATGAAATTCTAAAGAAAACTTCCAAAGATACTAGGATTATTTTAGACAAAAACTCTGACGATGACATGAAAACTGACAAAGAGTACTCACAAGAAGATGTTGAGACCATTGGCAGATCAGCTTTCAGAAGCAAGGGCACCTGCATTAGTAGCAAGGTCAAGAAAATTGTGCAAAGATACAAATCCAAAAAGAAGCAGTTTATAGGTTGGGGTTCAAAGGAGCTGATAGGCTTTCTACAATCGATTGGCAAAGCAACCGACAAGGAGTTTTCTCAGGCTGAAGTATTTGAGATTGTTAAGGAATACATACAAGAAAACAAGCTGCTGAATCCTCACAAAAGAAAACGGGTTTTATGTGACAGTAGGCTGCGTGCACTTTTTGGGAGAAAATCAATCAGCCGTCTTAAAATCAATGACTTGCTGGATCCACACTTTGCATCAAATGAAATGCCAGATGATGAGGCCAGTTATAGTTCAGAAGATGAGAATGACAGAAAATGTCGAAAGCTGGGTTCTAACCAAAAGAGTGGCAAATCAGCATGGAAACGAAATACGATGGCAGCAGGAAAAAATGCATTTGCCTGCATAACTGTCAAAAATATCAGGGCAGTTTACCTAAAACGGAGTCTAGTTGAGGAATTCCTCAAATCTGTTGAGTCATTTGATAGTAAAGTTACAGGTTGTTTCGTGAGAATCAGAAGTGATGCTAAAGCAATTCATAGAAGTTCTCATACACTTGTTCAAGTAACTG gcaCAAAAAATCTAACAGAGAATTACAGAACAGGAAACATGCAAACAAACATAGTCCTGCTTGTGTCAGATTCAGATAAAGATATTCGTATTCACATGATCTCTGAGGATGAATTTACTGAG GAAGAGTGTGAAGAACTTTGCCAGATTATGAGACAAGGTCTTGTTAAAAGGCCAACGGTG GAGGAGCTTGAGAGGAAGGTTTTTGATCTACACGAGGATATAACCAACCAT AGAATTAAGAAAGAGATAGTCCTGCTACAGAATTTGATGAAACGGGCAAATGAAAAGGGTTGGCGCAGAG AGCTCATGGAGTATGCTGAAAAATTGGAAATACTTCAGAGACCTGATGAACAAGCACGGCTAGTGCAGGAGCTCCCAACTATTGTTGCAGACGCAGAAACTGAGGTTCTTGTTGTTGCCACTGAAATCAAGACTCCTGATCATGGGGGTAAAGAAGCAGAAAATGCCAACACTGCTGTTCAGAGACAAGTTCCTGAAAGTGAAGGCAATATCACTGAAATTGCAAATGTTACTGCAAAAAGAGAAACAGGCACTGCCATGCTCATAATTAACACAGAACCCACTGAAG GCAACGTTCCTATTGATCCCACCATGAAACTTCAGTTATCATCTGCTGATGCTGATGATGAGAAGAGTCACCAGAAAAAGCGATCTGCTGATGGTGACCATGGTGACGGTTGCCTAGAAAAAGCATCTACCGGTGTTGATAGCTCTAACTTTCACCAGCATTCTACTATAGTAGAAGAAacccaagaaagaaaatctcCAATCAGTGAGCATGAAACACTACGTCTGGAAAAAGGGGGTGGTGCAGAGGGTGAAAGTGCACTCTGGATGTATGGCGACCCCTCGGGGGCTATCCAAGGGCCATTTTCGCTTGAAGAACTAAGAGAATGGTATGAAGAAGGCTATTTTGCGGCAGATTTCAAGGTTTGGAAAAAAGATCAATCACAAGTAgatgctttttttttggttgatgtgCTCCGCCAAGAGGCTGTGAAGCCCCAATAG
- the LOC116266656 gene encoding uncharacterized protein At5g08430-like isoform X5, with the protein MCRPPCIGWHSCFLCQKSSIFQCFCCPRSVCAQCMGAASFVVLRKGKGFCVECLKLALMIENDMDVDSDGGQVDFTDTETLEFLFKDYWPILKEKEKLSIDDLHKADEILKKTSKDTRIILDKNSDDDMKTDKEYSQEDVETIGRSAFRSKGTCISSKVKKIVQRYKSKKKQFIGWGSKELIGFLQSIGKATDKEFSQAEVFEIVKEYIQENKLLNPHKRKRVLCDSRLRALFGRKSISRLKINDLLDPHFASNEMPDDEASYSSEDENDRKCRKLGSNQKSGKSAWKRNTMAAGKNAFACITVKNIRAVYLKRSLVEEFLKSVESFDSKVTGCFVRIRSDAKAIHRSSHTLVQVTGTKNLTENYRTGNMQTNIVLLVSDSDKDIRIHMISEDEFTEEECEELCQIMRQGLVKRPTVEELERKVFDLHEDITNHRIKKEIVLLQNLMKRANEKGWRRELMEYAEKLEILQRPDEQARLVQELPTIVADAETEVLVVATEIKTPDHGGKEAENANTAVQRQVPESEGNITEIANVTAKRETGTAMLIINTEPTEGNVPIDPTMKLQLSSADADDEKSHQKKRSADGDHGDGCLEKASTGVDSSNFHQHSTIVEETQERKSPISEHETLRLEKGGGAEGESALWMYGDPSGAIQGPFSLEELREWYEEGYFAADFKVWKKDQSQVDAFFLVDVLRQEAVKPQ; encoded by the exons TAGGCCTCCGTGCATAGGTTGGCACTCGTGCTTCCTTTGTCAAAAGAGCTCGATCTTTCAATGCTTTTGCTGTCCAAGGTCTGTCTGTGCACAATGTATGGGAGCTGCCAGCTTTGTGGTCCTCAGAAAGGGGAAAGGATTTTGTGTCGAATGCCTGAAGCTTGCCTTGATGATAGAGAATGACATGGATGTGGATTCGGATGGG GGTCAAGTGGATTTCACAGACACGGAAACCTTGGAATTTTTGTTCAAGGACTATTGGCCTatattaaaggaaaaagaaaaattgtcaaTAGATGATCTTCACAAAGCTGATGAAATTCTAAAGAAAACTTCCAAAGATACTAGGATTATTTTAGACAAAAACTCTGACGATGACATGAAAACTGACAAAGAGTACTCACAAGAAGATGTTGAGACCATTGGCAGATCAGCTTTCAGAAGCAAGGGCACCTGCATTAGTAGCAAGGTCAAGAAAATTGTGCAAAGATACAAATCCAAAAAGAAGCAGTTTATAGGTTGGGGTTCAAAGGAGCTGATAGGCTTTCTACAATCGATTGGCAAAGCAACCGACAAGGAGTTTTCTCAGGCTGAAGTATTTGAGATTGTTAAGGAATACATACAAGAAAACAAGCTGCTGAATCCTCACAAAAGAAAACGGGTTTTATGTGACAGTAGGCTGCGTGCACTTTTTGGGAGAAAATCAATCAGCCGTCTTAAAATCAATGACTTGCTGGATCCACACTTTGCATCAAATGAAATGCCAGATGATGAGGCCAGTTATAGTTCAGAAGATGAGAATGACAGAAAATGTCGAAAGCTGGGTTCTAACCAAAAGAGTGGCAAATCAGCATGGAAACGAAATACGATGGCAGCAGGAAAAAATGCATTTGCCTGCATAACTGTCAAAAATATCAGGGCAGTTTACCTAAAACGGAGTCTAGTTGAGGAATTCCTCAAATCTGTTGAGTCATTTGATAGTAAAGTTACAGGTTGTTTCGTGAGAATCAGAAGTGATGCTAAAGCAATTCATAGAAGTTCTCATACACTTGTTCAAGTAACTG gcaCAAAAAATCTAACAGAGAATTACAGAACAGGAAACATGCAAACAAACATAGTCCTGCTTGTGTCAGATTCAGATAAAGATATTCGTATTCACATGATCTCTGAGGATGAATTTACTGAG GAAGAGTGTGAAGAACTTTGCCAGATTATGAGACAAGGTCTTGTTAAAAGGCCAACGGTG GAGGAGCTTGAGAGGAAGGTTTTTGATCTACACGAGGATATAACCAACCAT AGAATTAAGAAAGAGATAGTCCTGCTACAGAATTTGATGAAACGGGCAAATGAAAAGGGTTGGCGCAGAG AGCTCATGGAGTATGCTGAAAAATTGGAAATACTTCAGAGACCTGATGAACAAGCACGGCTAGTGCAGGAGCTCCCAACTATTGTTGCAGACGCAGAAACTGAGGTTCTTGTTGTTGCCACTGAAATCAAGACTCCTGATCATGGGGGTAAAGAAGCAGAAAATGCCAACACTGCTGTTCAGAGACAAGTTCCTGAAAGTGAAGGCAATATCACTGAAATTGCAAATGTTACTGCAAAAAGAGAAACAGGCACTGCCATGCTCATAATTAACACAGAACCCACTGAAG GCAACGTTCCTATTGATCCCACCATGAAACTTCAGTTATCATCTGCTGATGCTGATGATGAGAAGAGTCACCAGAAAAAGCGATCTGCTGATGGTGACCATGGTGACGGTTGCCTAGAAAAAGCATCTACCGGTGTTGATAGCTCTAACTTTCACCAGCATTCTACTATAGTAGAAGAAacccaagaaagaaaatctcCAATCAGTGAGCATGAAACACTACGTCTGGAAAAAGGGGGTGGTGCAGAGGGTGAAAGTGCACTCTGGATGTATGGCGACCCCTCGGGGGCTATCCAAGGGCCATTTTCGCTTGAAGAACTAAGAGAATGGTATGAAGAAGGCTATTTTGCGGCAGATTTCAAGGTTTGGAAAAAAGATCAATCACAAGTAgatgctttttttttggttgatgtgCTCCGCCAAGAGGCTGTGAAGCCCCAATAG